AAAAATTTCTTCCAACAACTTCTTTGCCACAAATTTGGCCGTTTCATGTCGGGTAGGGTACGCTTCTACCCATCCAGAGAAGGTATCAACAAAAACTAAGAGGTACTTGTATCCATACATACCAGGCTTGATCTCCGTAAAGTCCACTTCCCAATTGGTCCCAGGTTTATGTCCTTTGGCTCGTACCCCGGCTCCTGTGTTGATCTTGCCTGCATTCACCTGGGCACAGGCTTGGCAATTTTCTACTACTTGCTTAATAAGAGAGTTTCTATGGGGCAAGTATAGATTTCCTTCCCCTCGATCCAagaggtttttcattttctttgtccctAAGTGTGTGAGCCTGTGCAGGGATTTAATCAATTCCTTGGCATTTCTGAGTGGCATTATTGTCTTCCCTTGGTATTCCCAGGTGTTCTCTGCTGAGTTATAGTCAGCCCCTAGGTTTTGTAAAATGTCTAGGTCCTTGTCCTCGTACACCCATTGTTCATCAGGGTCAATGGAAGTCTTTGTGGCCTTTTGGGGCAATAGAGTAGTCACCAGGAGCTGGGGGCCTAAAGCTGCATTCCTAGCAGTTTCGTCTGCCAGTCTGTTTCCTTTTGCCTCTAGATGGTCTCCCTTTTGGTGACCAGGGCAATGTATTATACTTAGTCTCTTTGACAGAAAGAGGGCCTTTAATAAGGCTAAGATTTCAGTCTTATTCTTGATCTCTTTTCCCTCTGAGGTTAATAACCCTCGCCGCCGATATATTTCTCCATGGATATGGGCGGTAGCAAAGGCATACCGACTGTCTGTGTATACATTGAATTTCTTCCCCTCAGCCAGTTTTAAGGCCTGCATCAGAGCTATCAGCTCTGCTCGCTGGGCTGATGTTCCTCCCGGTAACGCGCTCGCCCAGATTACCTCTGATTCAGTGGTGACGGCTGATCCTGCTCATCGTTCCCCGTTTAGCAAATAGCTACTCCCGTCAGTGAACCAGACTAACTCCGCATCCATCATGGGTTGGTCTAACAGATCTGGTCGAGTTCCTTGGGTCTCTGCAAGAATCTGTTGGCAATTGTGGGGGATGGGTCCCCCGGGGAGGGGCAGGAGCATGGCTGGGTTTAGAGTTACTAAAGGACCGAACCGGATTCGGTCCGTGTCCAGCAATAAAGATTGGTAGTGGGTAAGCCGGGCATTGGAGATCCAGCGGTCAGGGGGTTGCCGGATTACTGCTTCGATGGCATGTGGAGTTAACAAGGTTAGTGGCTGTCCCAGAGTCAGATTAGTAGCATCCTTAATTAAGATTGCTACTGCCGCTATCATccggaggcagggaggccatcCTGATGCCACAGGGTCCAATTTTTTTGACAAGTAGGCGATTGGGCGTCTCCATGGTCCCAATTTCTGGGTTAGGACTCCCTTTGCATATCCCTGCTTTTCGTCAAAAAAGAGGTCAAAAGGCTTAGTGACGTCCGGTAAACCCACGGCAGGGGCAGATAGGAGGGCCTGTTTGATGTGATCGAATGCCCTCTGGTGTTCATTTGTCCAGGCGAAAGTGCTGTTCTGCTTTGTTAATAGGTACAGAGGGGCTGCTATCTCTGCAAATCCAGGAATCCATAGTCTACAAAAACCTGCTGTCCCCAGGAATTCCCGTAGTTGTTTGGGATTCTGGGGAGTGGAAATGCTCGAGATAGTTTCTTTCTGGGCTGCGGTGAGCCATCTCTGACCATTATGAAGCTCATACCCGAGGTAAGTAACTTTCGTCTGACAGATTTGTGCCTTCTTTGCCGAGGCCCGGTACCCCAATTGCCCTAGAGCCTGCAGTAATGCTTTGGTCCCTTCAATACATTCTTCTTCGGTAGGGGCGGCCACTAGAATGTCATCTACGTATTGGAGCATTATTAGGGAGGGGTTTCTTAACCAGAAATCAGCTAAGTCCTGATGTAGGGCTTCATCAAAAAGTGTTGGACTGTTCTTAAATCCTTGTGGTAACCGGGTCCAGGTCAATTGTCCTGAGAGTCCTTCCTCAGGATCCTTCCATTCAAATGCAAAtagggcctggctctggggactTAACCTCAAGCAGAAGAATGCATCCTTCAAATCGAGGACAGTATACCAGGTATGGGTGGGAGGCAAGGTACTGAGGCGGTTGTAAGGGTTGGGTACCATGGGGTGGATGTCTTCCACTCTCTTGTTTATTTCCCTTAAGTCTTGGACCGGGCAATAGTCTTGAGTCCCTGGCTTTTTGACTGGGAGTAAAGGGGTGTTCCAGGGTGATCGGCAAGGTGTCAGTATGCCTTGATCTAGGAGCCGCTTGATATGTGGTTTAATGCCTAGGTAAGCTTCCCTGGACATGGGGTATTGTTTAATATTGATAGGTATTGCAGTGGTCTTGAGTGAGATCACTATGGAGGCTTGGCATATTGCCATTCCCATTCCCCCAGTTTCAGCCCAGGCCTCTGGGTAGGAGCTGAGCCAATAGTCCATATCTTTGCCAAGTTCGGGGAGTTTGTCAAATAGTCTATATTCATCTTCCAAGTTAAAAGTCAGTATATGGAGAGGCACCCCGTTGGGCCCACTTATAGAGGCCTGTCCATTCTCAAAACAAATCTGGGCTTTTAGTTTGGTCAGTAAGTCTCTTCCTAGTAATGGGTATGGACAGTCGGGTACATGCAGGAATGAGTGGGAGACCTTACCTGAGGCAAGGTGGACTTCTCTTTTAGTGGTCCATTGATACGGTTTTCATCCGGTGGCCCCCTGGACCCATGTTGTTTTCCACTTAGGAGTCCGGGGTCCTGCATCAGCACTGAATGTTGTGCTCCTGTGTCCACTAGGAAGGTTACCGGTTGCTCCCCCACTTGTAGAGTTATCCGGGGCTCAGGGGGGAGCTCCTGACCCTGACGTCCCTAATCTTCATCATCCAAAGTTAGTAGTTGAGGGGTTTTGTTGGGGTACCTCCTTGAGTCGGGGAGCCTTTTGGGATTTTTTGGACAGTCTTTTACCCAATGTCCTTTTTCCTTACAGTAGGCACATTGGTCGTGTTCCACTTGGGGCCTGCTTcgtcccctttctctccctggcTTAGTCTCTTGTGGCCCTGTCTGAGCTATTGTGGTCAGTactttacttatttctttattaCGTTTTCAATCCCTCTTATCTAATTCCTCTCGGTATCTCAAATCCCTTTCTTCCTGCACTTTCCtaatcctctcttctttctcttctggagTTTCCCTCTTATTGTAAatcttttctgcttcctttaaCAAATTTGCTAGGGAGAAATCCTGCAGATTATCCAACGTTTGTAGCTTGCTTCTAATGTCAGGGGAAGATTGCCAAATGAATGCCATAGAGACATTGCCTTTCTGTTCCTCACTATCTGGGTCGAAAGGAGTAAACCTTCGATATGCCTCCTTCAATCTTTCTAGAAATGCAGTAGGGGTTTCGTCCGCCCTCTGAACAGTTTGTCTTACCTGAGCCAAATTGGTGGGCCTTTGTCCGGCCCCATGGAGACCCGCTATGAGTAACTGGCGATAGAGACGTAGGTGGTTCCTACCTTCATCAGTGTTGTAATCCCAATCAGGCTGCGTCAAGGGAAAAGCCTCATTAATCAGATTGGGGAGCTGTGTGGGACGCCCATTGTCCCCAGGAACATTTTTACGGGCTTCTAATAAGACTTTTTGTCTTTCCTTGGATGTGAGGAGAGTTTGGAGAAGCTACTGGCAGTCATCCCAGGTCGGTTGGTGGGTTACTAGAATGGACTCAGTCAAAGAGGTTAAGGCTACAGGGTCACTCAAGAAGGAAGGGTTATGGGTTTTCCAGTTATAAAGGTCGGAGGCAGAGAAAGGCCAGTATTGATATTGACCGTTGGGGCCTCCAGTCTGTCTCAAGGGGAAAACCTTTGAGGTTTCCCTAGAAGTTGTAGGCT
The window above is part of the Sciurus carolinensis unplaced genomic scaffold, mSciCar1.2, whole genome shotgun sequence genome. Proteins encoded here:
- the LOC124975612 gene encoding LOW QUALITY PROTEIN: uncharacterized protein LOC124975612 (The sequence of the model RefSeq protein was modified relative to this genomic sequence to represent the inferred CDS: inserted 1 base in 1 codon; substituted 5 bases at 5 genomic stop codons), giving the protein MGQSMVTPLSLTLDHWQDIRNRASNLSVEVKKKKWVTLCTSEWPTFNVGWPKEGSFNPDLVSQVKSHIFTPGPRGHLDQVPYIVTWENLVFDPPPWVTPFATPKPLLSSLPNEPSLPPPAPLIPVPTQTAQTSRLYPILDKYKPSISPKSKPRTVLPPEENTLIVLLTEEPPPYPPQPLPDTNPHPDSSEEDEEPPTAGTLPDPSLMVGRLRGRKEPTTSRETSKVFPLRQTGGPNGQYQYWPFSASDLYNWKTHNPSFLSDPVALTSLTESILVTHQPTWDDCQXLLQTLLTSKERQKVLLEARKNVPGDNGRPTQLPNLINEAFPLTQPDWDYNTDEGRNHLRLYRQLLIAGLHGAGQRPTNLAQVRQTVQRADETPTAFLERLKEAYRRFTPFDPDSEEQKGNVSMAFIWQSSPDIRSKLQTLDNLQDFSLANLLKEAEKIYNKRETPEEKEERIRKVQEERDLRYREELDKRDXKRNKEISKVLTTIAQTGPQETKPGRERGRSRPQVEHDQCAYCKEKGHWVKDCPKNPKRLPDSRRYPNKTPQLLTLDDEDXGRQGQELPPEPRITLQVGEQPVTFLVDTGAQHSVLMQDPGLLSXKTTWVQGATGXKPYQWTTKREVHLASGKVSHSFLHVPDCPYPLLGRDLLTKLKAQICFENGQASISGPNGVPLHILTFNLEDEYRLFDKLPELGKDMDYWLSSYPEAWAETGGMGMAICQASIVISLKTTAIPINIKQYPMSREAYLGIKPHIKRLLDQGILTPCRSPWNTPLLPVKKPGTQDYCPVQDLREINKRVEDIHPMVPNPYNRLSTLPPTHTWYTVLDLKDAFFCLRLSPQSQALFAFEWKDPEEGLSGQLTWTRLPQGFKNSPTLFDEALHQDLADFWLRNPSLIMLQYVDDILVAAPTEEECIEGTKALLQALGQLGYRASAKKAQICQTKVTYLGYELHNGQRWLTAAQKETISSISTPQNPKQLREFLGTAGFCRLWIPGFAEIAAPLYLLTKQNSTFAWTNEHQRAFDHIKQALLSAPAVGLPDVTKPFDLFFDEKQGYAKGVLTQKLGPWRRPIAYLSKKLDPVASGWPPCLRMIAAVAILIKDATNLTLGQPLTLLTPHAIEAVIRQPPDRWISNARLTHYQSLLLDTDRIRFGPLVTLNPAMLLPLPGGPIPHNCQQILAETQGTRPDLLDQPMMDAELVWFTDGSSYLLNGERXAGSAVTTESEVIWASALPGGTSAQRAELIALMQALKLAEGKKFNVYTDSRYAFATAHIHGEIYRRRGLLTSEGKEIKNKTEILALLKALFLSKRLSIIHCPGHQKGDHLEAKGNRLADETARNAALGPQLLVTTLLPQKATKTSIDPDEQWVYEDKDLDILQNLGADYNSAENTWEYQGKTIMPLRNAKELIKSLHRLTHLGTKKMKNLLDRGEGNLYLPHRNSLIKQVVENCQACAQVNAGKINTGAGVRAKGHKPGTNWEVDFTEIKPGMYGYKYLLVFVDTFSGWVEAYPTRHETAKFVAKKLLEEIFPRYGIPGTIGSDNGPAFTSQVSQLVASTLGINWKLHCTYRPQSSGQVKRMNRIFKETLTKLTLETGTRDWVQLLPLALYRARNTPGPQGLTPFEILYGTPPLAVNFYETEISALFTPTLQTHLRALQLVQNEVWKPLAAAYKEQLEKPTVPHSFKIGDTVWVRRHQKKNLEPRWKGPYIVLLTTPTAIKVDGIAAWVHASHMKAAHPQDSTPAPQESTWRLQRTQNPLKIRLSCC